A single Blastocatellia bacterium DNA region contains:
- the hypE gene encoding hydrogenase expression/formation protein HypE: MPGGLSCPMPITEHETITLAHGGGGKLMRHLIQKMFLPEFRNEFLEPLHDGAALSVNGVRLAFTTDSYVVSPIFFPGGDIGSLAVYGTVNDLAMCGARPLYLSAAFILEEGLPMETLWRVVQSMRRAAEEAQVQLITGDTKVVDRGKGDGIFINTAGIGVIEHDRVIAPTSVRPGDVVLLNGDIGRHGIAIMAVREGLAFESEIESDSAPLADLVMTLLHAGIEIHCLRDLTRGGLASALVEIAETASVEIFLEERAIPVREDVRGACEILGFDPLYVANEGRFIAFVAPHDAERALDLMRAHPLGDQASLIGQVRERASGRVVMRSTIGATRIVEMLSGEQLPRIC, from the coding sequence CATCACGCTCGCTCACGGAGGCGGTGGAAAACTGATGCGGCATCTGATCCAGAAGATGTTCCTGCCTGAGTTTCGGAACGAATTTTTGGAACCGCTGCACGACGGGGCCGCTCTCTCGGTGAACGGGGTGCGCCTTGCGTTCACCACGGATTCCTACGTCGTGAGTCCGATCTTCTTCCCTGGCGGAGATATTGGGTCGCTGGCGGTCTACGGTACGGTGAACGATCTGGCGATGTGCGGCGCACGCCCTCTCTATTTGAGCGCCGCGTTTATCCTGGAAGAAGGACTGCCGATGGAGACGCTCTGGCGAGTCGTCCAATCCATGCGACGAGCGGCGGAGGAAGCTCAGGTTCAGCTCATCACCGGCGATACGAAGGTCGTGGATAGGGGCAAGGGAGATGGCATCTTCATCAATACGGCGGGCATTGGCGTCATCGAGCACGATCGTGTCATCGCGCCAACTAGCGTACGACCGGGCGATGTTGTTCTCTTGAACGGCGACATCGGACGGCACGGCATCGCCATTATGGCCGTGCGCGAAGGATTAGCCTTCGAGAGTGAGATCGAGAGCGATTCCGCTCCGCTGGCCGACCTGGTGATGACATTGCTTCATGCGGGGATAGAAATCCATTGTCTGCGCGACCTGACGCGGGGTGGATTGGCGAGCGCCCTGGTGGAGATTGCGGAGACCGCTAGCGTTGAGATCTTTTTGGAGGAACGAGCCATCCCGGTTCGAGAGGATGTGCGAGGGGCTTGTGAGATTCTCGGCTTCGATCCGCTTTACGTGGCCAACGAAGGTCGTTTCATCGCTTTTGTCGCCCCCCATGATGCCGAACGGGCTCTCGACTTGATGCGCGCACATCCACTTGGGGATCAAGCGAGCCTCATTGGCCAGGTGCGTGAGAGAGCTTCAGGGCGAGTGGTGATGAGGAGTACGATCGGGGCCACTCGAATCGTGGAGATGCTGAGCGGCGAGCAATTGCCGCGAATCTGTTGA